The following DNA comes from Cellulomonas soli.
ACGCATCGCGGGCAGCAGGTAGGGCACCGAGGCGGGCAGCCGCAGCCGCACGAGGGTCGACCACCACCCCGCGCCGTAGGCGGCCATCAGCTCGACGTGGATCGTGTCGGGCGACTGCAGACCGCGCAGCATGCCCACGGCCACCGGGAAGAACGCCAGGTAGGAGGCGATGACGGCCACCGACATCCACGGCATCCACTCGAAGCCGAGCTCGAGCTTGGAGCCCCAGGACCGCACGAGCGGTGCGAGCGCGATCAGCGGCACGGTA
Coding sequences within:
- a CDS encoding ABC transporter permease yields the protein TVPLIALAPLVRSWGSKLELGFEWMPWMSVAVIASYLAFFPVAVGMLRGLQSPDTIHVELMAAYGAGWWSTLVRLRLPASVPYLLPAMRLAAANAVIGTVVAEVATGMPGGLGRMILEFANFAASDPAKPWAPIFGAVALGLLAAGLVALLGRSLGRYRRVEVAR